The DNA sequence ACGAGACAAGCAGCAGGAATATTATCGCAAGCACGGAAGATAGCACTATCGCGTTTATGGGGGTTGAAAACCTGTCTATGTAAGACAGCCTTGAAGGCAGCTCGTTGTCCCTTCCCATGGCGAAGAAAACCCGCGAAGTTCCCAATATGCCTGTTAATATCACTCCGGCAGTCGCAGTTATGCCGCCTACCGCAATCACAAGCTCCAGAATGCCATTATGCAGCGTATGTATTGCCGTAGAAAGCGGAGCACTGGAATGCGCCAGCGTTGAAAACGGGACAAGGCCTATCGCAACAACGGCAACTGCTATGTAAATCAAAGTCGATATTATTATGGATATGATTATTGCTTTAGGTATTGTGCTTTCTGGATTATCCACCTCGTCGCTTATTGTTGTAACTCTTGAGAATCCTGTAAATGCGAAGAATATTATTGCCGCGCCTGCAAGCAGGCCGTTTAGGCCGTCAGGAAGGGCTACTGCAGAGTAAGAAGCATGGTAATGGGCAATTCCAAATGCGGAAAATATTAGCAGCACTGCTACGTTTATTATTACGAATATCGTTATGGTCTTTGCGGAATTTTTTATCCCGAGGACGTTTATTACTGCAAAAGCGGCTATGGCTGCTATGGCAAAGTAAACGTCGTCCACATGAATGTTTAAAAGAACGTTTATGTAACTGCCCATGCTTAGCGACACTGCCGCTATCGCTATTATATTTCCAAATGTCCAGAGCCATCCACCTATGAAGCCCGCAAAAGGCCTCCAAGAGTCTTTTGCGTATTCGTATACGCCGCCCTCCTTTGCCACATGCCTGGCTATCTCGGCGAAGCTCAAACCCGTAAATATTGC is a window from the Candidatus Marsarchaeota archaeon genome containing:
- a CDS encoding amino acid permease — encoded protein: MTMNTLSRSVTLLQAVMINLGAIIGAGIFVIIGIAIGKAGPAIWVSIILSAMIAIFTGLSFAEIARHVAKEGGVYEYAKDSWRPFAGFIGGWLWTFGNIIAIAAVSLSMGSYINVLLNIHVDDVYFAIAAIAAFAVINVLGIKNSAKTITIFVIINVAVLLIFSAFGIAHYHASYSAVALPDGLNGLLAGAAIIFFAFTGFSRVTTISDEVDNPESTIPKAIIISIIISTLIYIAVAVVAIGLVPFSTLAHSSAPLSTAIHTLHNGILELVIAVGGITATAGVILTGILGTSRVFFAMGRDNELPSRLSYIDRFSTPINAIVLSSVLAIIFLLLVSFGTIVDASNAAVLTAYMIIDIAAVKFYFSLKKAKQQEKRYLPFVSTAGIATIIVLVAYLNIQSLEFVGAIALVGCIYYILRNAPRGEYTEWRKHIHVPRHSAVRIFGSSRSPDSKVN